In the Gossypium arboreum isolate Shixiya-1 chromosome 10, ASM2569848v2, whole genome shotgun sequence genome, one interval contains:
- the LOC108481802 gene encoding disease resistance protein RPS4B-like translates to MSQIDKLQLCSSVFENMFSLKYIHFYFPPFIGKQRNKKLHADQVGDVFLPDELRLLCWEYYPFRSLSSSFNPKNLIVLKLPYGDMEQLWNEDDHQDLINLRKIVLSNCKNLRKIPNLLGAVNLEILCFNGCNSLVELPGFSDLASLKTVQLHGCYNLKKFPELPNDVSFLDLAETGIEEVPNSIEHVAGLETLLLAKSKINNVSCNISKLECLRYLDFSHCLVAEFPEILRRPERPEIQELILPYSLPPYFPLPGRRKFPIVHVPPKSLKFKRLEYLKMDHCESLKLLSELPPYLRYLDAHGCKSLEKVSFTDRNRDLYELYSFYGKDEFFMIFSDCFSLNQDSIKNIEGNAMQKIESLVKKWECKYDYGPKSLFCCFPGSEISASKFEYQRMNSSLKLKITPNEFSGSRVLSFAICLVVDLTHCHKYNRDLRGICEYQLTAFDGCYEKFECEWGYKLDFELHRKYMGDHVLILFSDKLIKKDDDYVEASFEFYIKKCYYKGDAEVDDIKVKKCGVHVYYVAENYKGPISPYTMQM, encoded by the exons ATGTCTCAAATTGATAAACTACAGTTATGTTCTTCTGTTTTTGAGAACATGTTTAGTCTTAAATATATCCACTTCTATTTTCCTCCATTTATTGGAAAGCAACGAAATAAGAAGTTACATGCAGACCAAGTTGGCGATGTATTTCTTCCTGATGAGCTAAGACTTCTCTGTTGGGAGTATTACCCATTTAGGTCTTTATCATCAAGTTTTAATCCGAAGAATCTTATTGTGTTAAAATTACCTTATGGTGATATGGAACAACTTTGGAATGAAGATGATCATCAG GATCTtattaatttaagaaaaattgtCCTTTCGAATTGCAAGAATTTAAGGAAGATTCCTAATCTATTAGGAGCCGTCAACCTTGAAATCCTTTGCTTTAATGGGTGCAACAGTTTGGTTGAACTTCCTGGCTTCAGTGATTTGGCATCTCTCAAAACGGTTCAGCTTCATGGATGTTATAATCTTAAGAAGTTTCCTGAGCTCCCAAATGATGTTTCTTTCTTAGATTTAGCTGAAACTGGAATAGAAGAAGTGCCAAATTCAATTGAGCATGTCGCTGGACTTGAAACATTGTTATTGGCAAAATCAAAGATAAATAATGTATCGTGCAATATTTCGAAGTTGGAATGCCTTCGTTATCTGGATTTCAGTCATTGCCTAGTCGCCGAATTCCCAGAAATTCTACGAAGACCCGAAAGACCCGAGATACAAGAACTTATCCTTCCATATTCTTTGCCACCCTATTTCCCCCTCCCTGGTAGGAGGAAGTTTCCGATAGTTCATGTGCCCCCCAAAAGCCTAAAGTTTAAAAGGCTTGAATATTTGAAAATGGATCATTGCGAGAGTCTCAAATTACTTTCGGAGCTTCCACCATATTTGCGGTACTTGGATGCACATGGCTGCAAATCGCTAGAAAAAGTATCGTTCACAGATCGAAATCGAGATCTATATGAACTCTATTCTTTTTACGGTAAAGATGAGTTCTTTATGATATTCTCTGATTGCTTCAGCTTGAATCAAGATTCAATTAAAAACATTGAAGGAAATGCCATGCAAAAAATTGAATCACTTGTAAAGAAATGGGAATGCAAATATGATTATGgtccaaaatcattgttttgcTGTTTCCCAGGGAGCGAAATTTCGGCCAGTAAATTCGAGTATCAGAGGATGAATTCTTCGTTGAAGTTGAAGATAACCCCAAACGAGTTTAGTGGGAGCAGAGTCTTGAGTTTTGCTATCTGCCTTGTGGTTGATCTCACGCATTGCCATAAATACAATAGAGATCTTCGAGGTATCTGTGAATACCAACTAACAGCCTTCGATGGTTGTTATGAAAAGTTCGAATGTGAGTGGGGTTACAAGCTAGATTTTGAGTTACATCGAAAGTACATGGGTGATCACGTGTTGATTCTATTCAGTGACAAACTGATTAAAAAAGACGACGATTATGTGGAGGCATCAtttgaattttatataaaaaaatgctACTACAAAGGCGATGCTGAAGTTGATGACATCAAGGTCAAAAAATGCGGTGTTCATGTATATTATGTGGCTGAAAACTACAAAGGTCCAATTAGTCCTTATACCATGCAAATGTGA
- the LOC128282216 gene encoding disease resistance-like protein DSC1, translating to MASSSSSSSTLMKYHVFLSFKGEDTHLNFTTHLLQALKDEGLDVFFDEEKLERGDQLSQALSRAIAVSNISIIVLSADYASSKSCLAELSNIMDRYRTKKQIVLPIFYHVNPSDVENLGGSFKTSFDQHEATRSVDELVKRWKTAFAEVGKLKGWHIDGSISDRPETQYIKDIVVYVLQNLMKHQVFLSLGEDTRLNFSNHLVNYLENVGINVFPHNETLGKGEKLPPIYSRAISASNLSILVLSKDYASSISCLVELSSIMDRKRESTDKHIVLPIFYHVDPSDVRHIGGSFKTSFKKHELEQPADRVIQWRTAFAEVGKLKGWHIEGGKFDRPEIQYIENVVEYVIKKLTNIKSGSASEELVGIDDQKTIILGLIEQEDCRVLGLWGMGGQGKTTLAEVVYKEISSKFESHWFLQNVRERIKQGKKPLRNELFSKLLNSDVDIGTPSIGSTLTQDRLNNMKVIVVLDDVDDLDQIDFMGVKHFGYGSKIILTSRDKQVLESGEAGTIHEVKPLNDNDSLQLFSTFAFRQLSPAVGFRELSYRFVKYTHGNPLALKVLGSGLYKKPSKYWESKAEKLKDFPPEERILETLKISYYGLSREEQNIFLDIACFFKGEPIERIKYILNGCYKNVESEIINLVDKCMINVSSGRVLLRHSNCFGDGVYISMHDMLEEMGKNIVCEESKPPRKWSRLWNHEHVEQVFKSNKDLVHLREIDLFDCKNLKKIPNLLGAVILETLHCGKCKSLVELPCCYHLTSLKTLHLEGCCSLKKFPEIPNNFSVLDLSETGIEEVPDLIEHLDKLEWLELSDSRVKDVSSNILKLESLYYVNLCRCPIVKFPTVDVPSPSMWSTALRIMYMNGCESLKLLSEVPPYLQDLRVHDCKSLEKVSFTDQNLCQFDSLDDDYDDDHVNTVFTMLFCNCINLNQESIDNIEENAMLKIGSLAKKWAARYDVWEFKYCCNIPSLICCFPGNKISTNKFKCQSMNSSLSLKIAPNGGSGSRFLVFAICFVANLTHRHDFPELRYICEYQLTAAGGGNGGGYEKFRTEICLCSTPAPEMCMGDHVFILSGVDMVKEDKNYEEASFEFYIKYNVYPEEEEEEEDKEEEDEEEEDYEVEDDFKVKSIKVERCGVHVFYVDAESYTDDIDATDDTDATQKRHAGNKRSFSHDGKERDGGLKRLK from the exons atggcttcttcttcttcatcatcttCTACTCTAATGAAGTATCATGTTTTCTTGAGCTTCAAAGGTGAAGACACGCACCTTAATTTCACCACTCACTTACTTCAAGCTTTGAAAGACGAGGGACTTGATGTTTTCTTCGATGAAGAAAAACTGGAAAGGGGGGACCAGCTTTCACAAGCACTTTCTCGAGCAATTGCAGTCTCAAATATCTCAATCATCGTTTTGTCTGCAGACTATGCCTCTTCGAAATCATGCTTGGCTGAACTCTCTAACATCATGGACCGCTATCGCACCAAAAAACAAATTGTTCTTCCCATCTTTTACCATGTTAACCCCTCTGATGTCGAGAATCTTGGTGGGAGTTTTAAGACATCCTTTGATCAGCATGAAGCAACGAGGTCAGTTGATGAATTAGTGAAACGATGGAAAACTGCTTTTGCTGAAGTTGGTAAATTAAAAGGGTGGCATATAGATGGAAGCATCTCGGATAG ACCTGAAACCCAGTACATCAAGGATATTGTTGTGTACGTTTTGCAAAATTTGATGAAGCATCAAGTTTTCTTAAGCTTAGGTGAAGACACACGCCTCAACTTCTCCAATCACCTAGTCAATTATTTGGAAAACGTAGGAATTAATGTCTTCCCTCATAACGAAACACTAGGAAAAGGAGAGAAACTTCCACCAATATATTCTCGAGCAATTTCGGCCTCAAATCTCTCAATCCTCGTTTTATCTAAAGACTATGCTTCTTCGATATCGTGCTTGGTTGAACTTTCTAGCATCATGGATCGTAAGCGCGAGTCCACTGACAAACATATTGTTCTTCCCATCTTTTACCATGTTGATCCTTCCGATGTGCGACATATTGGTGGGAGTTTTAAGACATCCTTTAAAAAGCATGAATTAGAGCAACCAGCTGATAGAGTAATACAATGGAGAACTGCTTTTGCGGAGGTCGGTAAATTAAAAGGGTGGCATATAGAAGGAGGCAAATTTGACAG ACCTGAAATCCAGTACATTGAAAATGTTGTTGAATATGTTATAAAAAAGTTGACGAATATTAAGTCTGGAAGTGCTTCCGAAGAATTGGTTGGAATAGATGATCAGAAAACGATAATTCTGGGTCTGATTGAGCAAGAAGATTGTCGGGTATTAGGACTTTGGGGAATGGGTGGTCAAGGCAAAACAACCCTTGCTGAGGTTGTATATAAAGAAATCTCTTCAAAGTTTGAAAGTCATTGGTTTCTTCAAAATGTTAGAGAGAGAATAAAACAAGGGAAGAAACCTTTACGAAATGAACTTTTTTCGAAATTATTAAACTCAGATGTTGATATAGGCACCCCCTCCATAGGATCCACTTTAACTCAAGACAGGCTCAACAATATGAAAGTAATTGTTGTCCTTGATGATGTTGATGACTTAGACCAAATAGATTTTATGGGTGTTAAACATTTTGGTTATGGAAGTAAAATCATTCTGACATCTAGAGATAAACAAGTGCTTGAGAGTGGAGAAGCTGGCACAATACATGAGGTGAAGCCATTAAATGACAACGACTCTCTTCAACTTTTTTCTACCTTTGCGTTTAGGCAGTTGAGTCCCGCGGTTGGTTTTCGAGAACTATCCTATAGGTTTGTAAAGTACACCCATGGCAATCCACTTGCTCTTAAAGTTTTGGGTTCTGGTTTATATAAGAAGCCTTCAAAATATTGGGAAAGTAAGGCGGAGAAGCTAAAGGATTTTCCCCCAGAAGAACGAATTTTAGAGACTTTGAAAATTAGTTATTATGGGCTAAGTAGAGAAGAGCAGAATATATTTCTCGACATTGCATGCTTCTTTAAAGGGGAACccatagaaagaataaaatatattCTAAATGGTTGTTATAAGAATGTAGAGAGTGAAATAATCAATTTGGTCGACAAGTGCATGATTAATGTCTCTTCTGGTCGGGTTCTATTGCGCCATTCCAATTGTTTTGGGGATGGAGTTTACATTTCTATGCATGATATGCTTGAAGAGATGGGAAAgaatattgtttgtgaagaatCTAAACCCCCTAGAAAGTGGAGTAGATTGTGGAATCATGAACACGTGGAACAAGTGTTCAAATCTAATAAA GATCTTGTTCATTTACGGGAAATTGACCTTTTTGATTGCAAAAATTTGAAGAAGATCCCTAATTTATTAGGAGCCGTCATCCTTGAAACACTTCACTGTGGAAAATGCAAAAGTTTGGTTGAACTTCCTTGCTGCTACCATTTGACATCACTTAAAACCCTTCACCTTGAGGGATGTTGTAGTCTCAAGAAGTTTCCCGAGATCCCAAATAACTTTTCTGTTTTAGATTTATCAGAAACCGGAATAGAAGAAGTACCTGATTTAATTGAGCACCTCGACAAACTTGAATGGCTGGAGTTATCAGACTCAAGGGTAAAAGATGTATCAAGCAATATTTTAAAGTTAGAATCCCTTTATTACGTAAATCTTTGTCGTTGTCCAATCGTCAAATTTCCAACTGTTGATGTGCCCTCACCAAGCATGTGGTCTACAGCCCTTAGGATTATGTACATGAATGGTTGCGAGAGCCTCAAATTACTCTCAGAGGTTCCACCATATCTGCAAGACTTGAGAGTACATGACTGCAAATCATTAGAAAAAGTATCCTTCACAGATCAAAATTTATGTCAGTTTGATTCTCTAGATGATGATTATGATGATGATCATGTTAACACTGTGTTTACCATGCTATTCTGTAATTGCATCAACTTAAATCAAGAGTCGATTGATAACATCGAGGAAAATGCCATGCTCAAAATTGGATCCCTAGCTAAGAAATGGGCAGCGCGATATGATGTTTGGGAATTCAAATATTGTTGTAACATTCCAAGTTTGATTTGTTGTTTCCCAGGAAACAAAATTTCAACAAATAAGTTCAAGTGTCAGAGCATGAATTCTTCCTTAAGTCTGAAGATAGCCCCAAATGGGGGTAGTGGCAGCAGATTTTTGGTTTTTGCTATCTGCTTTGTGGCTAATCTCACTCACCGCCATGACTTTCCAGAACTTCGATATATTTGTGAGTACCAACTTACAGCCGCCGGTGGTGGCAATGGTGGTGGTTATGAAAAGTTCAGAACTGAGATATGTCTCTGTAGTACTCCTGCTCCGGAGATGTGCATGGGTGATCACGTGTTTATTCTATCTGGCGTGGACATGGTTAAAGAAGACAAGAATTATGAGGAGGCATCATTTGAATTCTACATCAAATATAACGTTTAccctgaagaagaagaagaagaagaagataaagaagaagaagatgaagaagaagaagattatGAAGTAGAAGACGATTTCAAGGTAAAGTCTATCAAGGTGGAGAGATGTGGTGTTCATGTATTTTACGTGGATGCAGAGAGTTATACAGATGATATAGATGCTACAGATGATACAGATGCTACTCAAAAGAGACATGCTGGGAACAAAAGAAGCTTTAGCCATGATGGTAAAGAAAGGGATGGAGGACTTAAAAGATTGAAATAG
- the LOC108471793 gene encoding ankyrin repeat-containing protein BDA1-like — translation MDERLRTAARTGNVSDLYRLIEIDGNALKQSDEEEFVETPLHIAAEEGCLRFAMEMMSLKPSFASKLNKQGLTPLHLAVTNPDTSMALRFLEINKDLARVKGKNGKTPLHIITEVGNHNGLLARFLEICPQSIRDVTIENRNALHITVEKNGLDVLQVLIRTLEKTGYYSEVVNQKDEGGNTALP, via the coding sequence ATGGATGAAAGGTTGAGAACAGCAGCTCGTACAGGAAATGTTAGTGATCTATACAGGTTAATTGAAATAGATGGAAATGCTTTGAAGCAATCTGACGAGGAGGAGTTTGTCGAAACTCCCTTACACATTGCTGCAGAAGAAGGATGCCTTAGGTTTGCAATGGAAATGATGAGCTTAAAGCCATCATTTGCTAGCAAGCTAAACAAACAAGGCTTGACCCCACTTCACCTTGCAGTTACAAATCCGGATACAAGTATGGCTTTACGTTTCTTGGAAATTAATAAAGATCTAGCTCGTGTCAAAGGAAAGAATGGCAAGACACCTTTGCACATCATAACTGAAGTTGGGAACCATAATGGTCTGTTGGCTAGATTTCTAGAGATTTGTCCTCAATCGATTCGAGACGTGACAATTGAGAATCGTAATGCTTTGCATATTACCGTGGAAAAAAACGGACTGGATGTTCTTCAAGTCCTAATTCGAACACTTGAGAAGACAGGCTACTATAGTGAAGTGGTGAACCAAAAAGATGAAGGTGGAAACACTGCACTGCCTTAG
- the LOC108465986 gene encoding disease resistance protein RUN1-like, whose amino-acid sequence MMLLIILFIFLLLFLLQKYENKRSPEKESSHGASLLPQSDNPYSLTSYSSSSCQVKHQVFLSFRGEDTRLNFTSHLLKALKDTGLNVFFDEEKLEKGEQLSPALSQGIAASNLSILVLSKDYASSKSCLAELSAIMDRKHTQGHIVLPIFYHVDPSHVRNIGGSFTTSFEEHELKRLVDEVKGWKAVFAEVGKLKGWHIGGGKFDRPETEYIEDIVKYVIKKLMSSKSGHVYEELVGIDYQKDAILRLIEQERYRVIGLWGMGGIGKTTLADAVYKEMSPKFKSCWFLQNVSEKIKKQGKESLRNDLLSKLLNEKDIHIDTPLIGYPYRERLNNKKVLLVLDDVSHQDQITIMGVRHFGDGSKIIVTSRDRKVLENGEADQIYEVKNLNEIDSLQLFSTCAFKQLNPNADFRDLSIKFVEYTQYNPLALKVLGSQLYKRSREYWESEMVKLKEYSQPEISNILKRSFDGLDEQEKNIFLDIAIFFKGELKENVENILSSCYNGAKSSIRNLVDKCLLDITSLPISLRDMLEIRSRFLMKKAEEIASFPYRGALDDRRSSFLDKNPQCISMHDMLEQVGKDIVRQESRFPGMRSRLWNCNEVKQVLRYKKVSINCTYVSFYIFLYICVIFF is encoded by the exons ATGATGCTACTCAtaattcttttcatttttcttcttctattTCTTCTTCAAAAGTACGAAAACAAGAGAAGCCCAGAAAAGGAAAGCTCCCATGGTGCATCTCTTTTGCCTCAATCAGACAATCCATACTCTTTGActtcttattcttcttcttcttgtcaAGTGAAACATCAAGTTTTCTTGAGCTTCAGAGGTGAAGACACACGCCTTAACTTCACCAGTCATCTACTCAAAGCTTTGAAGGACACGGGACTGAATGTCTTCTTCGATGAAGAAAAACTAGAGAAAGGGGAGCAGCTTTCACCAGCACTTTCTCAAGGAATTGCAGCCTCAAATCTCTCAATCCTCGTTTTATCTAAAGATTATGCTTCTTCAAAATCGTGCCTAGCTGAACTCTCTGCCATCATGGACCGCAAGCACACACAAGGACATATTGTTCTTCCCATCTTTTACCATGTTGATCCTTCCCATGTGAGAAATATTGGTGGGAGTTTTACAACATCCTTTGAAGAGCATGAATTGAAGAGGCTAGTTGATGAAGTGAAGGGATGGAAAGCAGTCTTTGCTGAAGTTGGTAAATTAAAAGGGTGGCATATAGGAGGAGGCAAATTTGACAG ACCTGAAACCGAGTACATTGAGGATATTGTTAAATATGTTATAAAAAAGTTGATGAGTAGCAAATCTGGACATGTTTATGAAGAACTGGTTGGAATAGATTATCAGAAAGATGCAATTTTGAGGCTGATTGAGCAAGAACGCTATCGTGTAATAGGACTCTGGGGAATGGGTGGTATAGGCAAAACAACCCTTGCTGATGCTGTATATAAGGAAATGTCTCCAAAGTTTAAAAGTTGTTGGTTTCTTCAAAATGTTAGtgagaaaataaaaaaacaagGAAAGGAATCTTTACGAAATGATCTTCTTTCCAAACTGTTAAATGAAAAAGATATTCATATAGACACTCCTTTGATAGGATACCCTTACCGAGAGAGGTTGAACAATAAAAAAGTACTTCTTGTGCTTGATGATGTTAGTCACCAAGACCAAATAACTATTATGGGTGTTAGACATTTTGGTGATGGAAGTAAAATCATTGTAACATCTAGAGATAGAAAAGTACTTGAGAATGGAGAAGCTGACCAAATTTATGAGGTAAAGAATTTAAATGAGATTGACTCTCTTCAACTATTTTCTACTTGTGCGTTTAAGCAGTTGAATCCTAATGCTGATTTTCGAGACCTATCGATAAAGTTTGTGGAGTACACCCAATACAATCCACTTGCTCTAAAAGTTTTAGGTTCCCAACTATATAAAAGGTCTAGAGAATATTGGGAAAGCGAGATGGTTAAGTTGAAGGAATATAGCCAACCAGAGATTTCAAATATTTTGAAGAGAAGCTTTGATGGGCTTGATGAACAAGAAAAGAATATATTCCTTGATATTGCAATCTTCTTCAAAGGGGAACTTAAGGAAAATGTAGAAAATATTCTTAGTAGTTGTTATAATGGCGCAAAGTCTAGCATCAGAAACTTGGTCGACAAGTGCCTCCTAGATATCACATCTCTTCCTATTTCTTTGCGTGATATGCTTGAAATTCGCAGTAGGTTTCTCATGAAAAAAGCAGAAGAGATTGCAAGTTTCCCTTACAGGGGTGCACTAGATGATCGAAGAAGTAGCTTCTTGGATAAGAATCCGCAGTGTATTTCTATGCATGATATGCTTGAACAGGTGGGTAAAGACATTGTTCGCCAAGAATCTAGATTTCCTGGAATGCGCAGTAGGTTATGGAATTGTAATGAAGTAAAGCAAGTGCTCAGATATAAGAAAGTAAGTATTAATTGTACTTatgtttctttttatatttttctatatatttgtgtgatttttttctag